In the Mya arenaria isolate MELC-2E11 chromosome 11, ASM2691426v1 genome, one interval contains:
- the LOC128207835 gene encoding alpha-mannosidase 2-like isoform X2, with protein sequence MLNKCTLQMRLRMKFRHRVAVFCGLCAVAFIYILMIFLGLLPNTFSSHQEKLRKFMEQNPLQFHFYRSQISSGECRADFSTPKGVISTLEISQKTNYKSSGGDYVLPHPPVDKVAYGAGLEPLKVIIMPHSHVDPGWIETVDGYYNKKVRSILDSMVRKLHIYNDLTFIWAEIVFFSRWWDEKTDLIRLQVKDLVKEGRLEFVLGGWVMPDEASTSYTSVIDQLTEGHQWLLDNLGVIPNNSWSVDPFGHSGTMPYIWKLAGMKNMVIGRIHQAVKGQLIHDGNLEFNWKQVWDGSNDGDIFCHVMPYMIYTLHQTCGPDKYICSQYDFKQKPGDPMNVFVKPITPENIAKRAQRLYEQYRLKGSIFKHKTILVALGDDFRFNLPEEWDQQYENYKKLMDYMNNQREWKINVKFGTLNDFFKNVRKSEKDKGIQFQSISGDFFPYSDHDSAYWTGYFSTRPFDKRFYRETESKLHSAEIMHAVARAYSKKWQSELVGGNRVPKLLSEARNNLGLFLHHDAVTGTSKDYVMEDYENRLLDAYNNAGMVINYAAQFLLTQGKLPSDPPVFEQELTRLDGKHFAMHNTINVTKSGSRIALFNPTGHIRSEFVEFIVDSIDLEIKDSKRKVRPFQINPVYTSPTEVDRKVFEIVFLVEIPAFSIETYIIQKTNKSPSGFWSKIKVYNSDEFIVGPELKFEQEIPRRRGNVHEPIFIENSQIGAEFKSFNGLLTKIVDKTNNRTKETQVLLDFKEYKSRGSGAYIFFPYGSANDIVQPTPVVRVVEGPFVTEVQVPFYCMYHRVKLYHHPGLQGRQLHIQNTLDMFAVNFRDKEPIMRLSTSILNEKGSFFTDQNGFQYVQRKSHPTDKNYQNIERNYYPATTMAFLQDSDTRITLHTGQPMGVASLERGWLEVMLDRQLLYDDGRGLGEGVSDNKLTMTSFILQVEHSDLALRETTFSYPSIQSLVTNEVLMHPLERIFSLINSDIVNLNFSPMQNSLPCDIHISSMKTLYHSNGNCEGTGLVLHRRGFRCGLPTDAVPCLEKDINLEGLFPGVEDNSIQETTLGFTKKKASHVSLRKLDVSPMEIKSFLISENN encoded by the exons at GTTGAATAAGTGTACACTCCAAATGAGACTGAGGATGAAGTTTCGCCACCGTGTCGCAGTGTTTTGTGGGCTTTGTGCAGTGGCCTTTATCTACATTCTGATGATCTTTCTAGGTCTACTGCCCAATACTTTCAG CTCACATCAAGAAAAGCTTAGGAAATTTATGGAGCAGAATCCTCTTCAATTTCACTTCTATAGGAGCCAAATTAGTAGCGGTGAATGCCGGGCCGATTTTAGCACCCCTAAAGGTGTTATATCAACACTGGAGATCTCTCAGAAAACCAACTACAAGAGTTCTGGTGGAGATTACGTTCTACCACATCCGCCTGTGGACAAGGTGGCTTATGGCGCAG GCCTGGAGCCGCTCAAGGTGATAATCATGCCTCACTCCCACGTGGATCCTGGATGGATTGAAACAGTCGATGGTTACTACAACAA GAAAGTTCGAAGCATCCTTGACAGTATGGTACGCAAGCTGCACATATACAATGACCTGACATTTATCTGGGCAGAGATTGTGTTCTTCAGCCGATGGTGGGACGAGAAAACAGACCTTATCAGGCTGCAGGTGAAGGATCTTGTCAAGGAAG GTCGGCTTGAGTTTGTATTGGGAGGATGGGTGATGCCAGATGAAGCCAGCACCAGTTACACATCGGTCATCGACCAACTGACCGAAGGACATCAGTGGCTTCTGGACAATCTAGGGGTCATTCCAAACAACAGTTGGTCAGTTGACCCTTTTGGCCACTCCGGAACCATGCCGTATATTTGGAAGCTAGCAGGGATGAAAAATATGGTGATCGGTCGTATACATCAGGCTGTCAAGGGACAGCTTATACATGATGGAAATTTGGAGTTTAATTGGAAACAAGTGTGGGATGGTTCCAATGATGGGGATATCTTCTGCCACGTAATGCCCTACATGATTTATACTCTACATCAGACATGTGGCCCAGACAAGTACATTTGTTCACAGTATGACTTCAAGCAGAAACCTGGCGATCCTATGAATGTATTCGTTAAGCCTATTACTCCCGAAAATATTGCCAAGCGAGCTCAAAGATTATATGAGCAGTATAGATTGAAAGGGAGCATCTTTAAGCATAAAACTATATTAGTTGCCTTAGGTGATGATTTTAGATTTAATCTACCAGAAGAGTGGGATCAACAGtatgagaattataaaaaactGATGGATTATATGAATAATCAACGCGAATGGAAGATTAACgttaagtttggtacattgaaTGACTTCTTCAAAAATGTGAGGAAAAGTGAAAAGGATAAGGGTATTCAGTTTCAGTCCATAAGTGGGGATTTTTTTCCATACTCCGATCATGATTCAGCTTATTGGACTGGATATTTTTCAACAAGGCCCTTCGATAAAAGGTTTTACAGAGAAACTGAGTCAAAGCTACACTCTGCTGAGATAATGCATGCAGTTGCCAGAGCGTACAGTAAAAAATGGCAAAGCGAACTCGTAGGAGGAAATAGAGTACCCAAGTTGTTAAGTGAAGCTAGGAATAATTTAGGCTTATTTCTGCATCATGATGCCGTAACGGGAACGTCCAAAGATTATGTGATGGAAGATTATGAAAACAGACTGCTTGATGCTTATAACAATGCTGGCATGGTTATAAATTATGCTGCACAATTTTTATTGACTCAAGGGAAGCTTCCAAGCGATCCCCCAGTCTTTGAACAAGAATTAACGAGATTGGATGGAAAACATTTCGCCATGCATAATACAATAAATGTCACCAAGTCAGGATCAAGGATAGCCCTGTTTAACCCCACTGGTCATATCCGATCAgaatttgttgaatttataGTTGACAGCATTGATCTTGAAATTAAAGACTCCAAAAGAAAGGTTAGGCCGTTTCAGATAAATCCAGTGTATACCTCGCCGACAGAAGTGGATAGAAAGGTATTCGAAATTGTCTTTCTTGTAGAAATCCCAGCATTTAGTATTGAGACATATATTATTCAGAAAACCAACAAATCACCTTCCGGTTTTTGGTCCAAGATAAAAGTATACAACTCTGATGAATTTATTGTCGGCCCGGAGTTGAAATTTGAGCAAGAAATTCCAAGACGAAGAGGGAATGTCCATGAAcctatttttatagaaaatagcCAAATTGGTGCAGAATTTAAGTCCTTCAATGGTCTTTTGACTAAAATTGTCGATAAAACCAACAATCGAACTAAAGAGACACAAGTTTTATTAGATTTCAAGGAGTACAAATCAAGAGGAAGTGGTGCTTACATATTTTTTCCGTATGGATCAGCCAACGATATTGTTCAACCTACACCAGTTGTAAGAGTAGTGGAAGGGCCGTTTGTTACTGAGGTACAGGTTCCATTCTATTGCATGTACCATCGCGTGAAACTGTATCATCACCCCGGTTTACAAGGTAGACAGTTACACATTCAGAACACTTTGGACATGTTTGCTGTGAATTTCCGCGATAAGGAACCGATTATGAGACTGTCAACCAGCATTTTAAACGAGAAAGGCTCATTTTTCACCGACCAAAATGGTTTCCAATACGTTCAAAGAAAAAGTCACCCAACTGATAAGAACTATCAAAATATTGAGCGCAATTACTACCCAGCTACAACAATGGCTTTCCTTCAAGACTCTGATACAAGGATAACTCTTCATACGGGTCAGCCAATGGGAGTGGCCTCCCTTGAAAGAGGATGGCTAGAGGTCATGCTTGATCGACAGCTGTTGTACGATGATGGGCGGGGTTTAGGGGAGGGTGTGTCCGATAATAAATTGACCATGACCTCATTCATTCTGCAAGTCGAGCACAGTGACCTAGCTCTGAGGGAAACAACTTTTTCATACCCTTCAATACAGAGCTTAGTGACTAACGAGGTATTAATGCACCCTCTTGAGCGAATATTTTCGCTGATTAACTCAgatattgtaaatttaaatttttcacCTATGCAAAATAGTTTACCTTGTGACATCCATATTTCTAGTATGAAAACTTTGTATCATTCCAATGGGAATTGTGAAGGAACAGGTCTTGTGTTACATAGGAGGGGTTTCCGGTGTGGTTTGCCAACTGACGCTGTGCCATGCCTAGAAAAGGACATAAATCTGGAAGGGTTATTTCCTGGTGTAGAAGATAACAGCATTCAAGAGACAACTTTGGGATTTACCAAGAAGAAAGCCAGTCATGTGTCATTAAGAAAACTAGATGTATCTCCCATGGAGATCAAATCATTCCTcattagtgaaaataattag
- the LOC128207835 gene encoding alpha-mannosidase 2-like isoform X1 has product MHNLVFANTYSIFPSNRVPELNKCTLQMRLRMKFRHRVAVFCGLCAVAFIYILMIFLGLLPNTFSSHQEKLRKFMEQNPLQFHFYRSQISSGECRADFSTPKGVISTLEISQKTNYKSSGGDYVLPHPPVDKVAYGAGLEPLKVIIMPHSHVDPGWIETVDGYYNKKVRSILDSMVRKLHIYNDLTFIWAEIVFFSRWWDEKTDLIRLQVKDLVKEGRLEFVLGGWVMPDEASTSYTSVIDQLTEGHQWLLDNLGVIPNNSWSVDPFGHSGTMPYIWKLAGMKNMVIGRIHQAVKGQLIHDGNLEFNWKQVWDGSNDGDIFCHVMPYMIYTLHQTCGPDKYICSQYDFKQKPGDPMNVFVKPITPENIAKRAQRLYEQYRLKGSIFKHKTILVALGDDFRFNLPEEWDQQYENYKKLMDYMNNQREWKINVKFGTLNDFFKNVRKSEKDKGIQFQSISGDFFPYSDHDSAYWTGYFSTRPFDKRFYRETESKLHSAEIMHAVARAYSKKWQSELVGGNRVPKLLSEARNNLGLFLHHDAVTGTSKDYVMEDYENRLLDAYNNAGMVINYAAQFLLTQGKLPSDPPVFEQELTRLDGKHFAMHNTINVTKSGSRIALFNPTGHIRSEFVEFIVDSIDLEIKDSKRKVRPFQINPVYTSPTEVDRKVFEIVFLVEIPAFSIETYIIQKTNKSPSGFWSKIKVYNSDEFIVGPELKFEQEIPRRRGNVHEPIFIENSQIGAEFKSFNGLLTKIVDKTNNRTKETQVLLDFKEYKSRGSGAYIFFPYGSANDIVQPTPVVRVVEGPFVTEVQVPFYCMYHRVKLYHHPGLQGRQLHIQNTLDMFAVNFRDKEPIMRLSTSILNEKGSFFTDQNGFQYVQRKSHPTDKNYQNIERNYYPATTMAFLQDSDTRITLHTGQPMGVASLERGWLEVMLDRQLLYDDGRGLGEGVSDNKLTMTSFILQVEHSDLALRETTFSYPSIQSLVTNEVLMHPLERIFSLINSDIVNLNFSPMQNSLPCDIHISSMKTLYHSNGNCEGTGLVLHRRGFRCGLPTDAVPCLEKDINLEGLFPGVEDNSIQETTLGFTKKKASHVSLRKLDVSPMEIKSFLISENN; this is encoded by the exons atgcacaatcttgtctttgcgaacacatattcaatttttccgagtaatcgagtacccga GTTGAATAAGTGTACACTCCAAATGAGACTGAGGATGAAGTTTCGCCACCGTGTCGCAGTGTTTTGTGGGCTTTGTGCAGTGGCCTTTATCTACATTCTGATGATCTTTCTAGGTCTACTGCCCAATACTTTCAG CTCACATCAAGAAAAGCTTAGGAAATTTATGGAGCAGAATCCTCTTCAATTTCACTTCTATAGGAGCCAAATTAGTAGCGGTGAATGCCGGGCCGATTTTAGCACCCCTAAAGGTGTTATATCAACACTGGAGATCTCTCAGAAAACCAACTACAAGAGTTCTGGTGGAGATTACGTTCTACCACATCCGCCTGTGGACAAGGTGGCTTATGGCGCAG GCCTGGAGCCGCTCAAGGTGATAATCATGCCTCACTCCCACGTGGATCCTGGATGGATTGAAACAGTCGATGGTTACTACAACAA GAAAGTTCGAAGCATCCTTGACAGTATGGTACGCAAGCTGCACATATACAATGACCTGACATTTATCTGGGCAGAGATTGTGTTCTTCAGCCGATGGTGGGACGAGAAAACAGACCTTATCAGGCTGCAGGTGAAGGATCTTGTCAAGGAAG GTCGGCTTGAGTTTGTATTGGGAGGATGGGTGATGCCAGATGAAGCCAGCACCAGTTACACATCGGTCATCGACCAACTGACCGAAGGACATCAGTGGCTTCTGGACAATCTAGGGGTCATTCCAAACAACAGTTGGTCAGTTGACCCTTTTGGCCACTCCGGAACCATGCCGTATATTTGGAAGCTAGCAGGGATGAAAAATATGGTGATCGGTCGTATACATCAGGCTGTCAAGGGACAGCTTATACATGATGGAAATTTGGAGTTTAATTGGAAACAAGTGTGGGATGGTTCCAATGATGGGGATATCTTCTGCCACGTAATGCCCTACATGATTTATACTCTACATCAGACATGTGGCCCAGACAAGTACATTTGTTCACAGTATGACTTCAAGCAGAAACCTGGCGATCCTATGAATGTATTCGTTAAGCCTATTACTCCCGAAAATATTGCCAAGCGAGCTCAAAGATTATATGAGCAGTATAGATTGAAAGGGAGCATCTTTAAGCATAAAACTATATTAGTTGCCTTAGGTGATGATTTTAGATTTAATCTACCAGAAGAGTGGGATCAACAGtatgagaattataaaaaactGATGGATTATATGAATAATCAACGCGAATGGAAGATTAACgttaagtttggtacattgaaTGACTTCTTCAAAAATGTGAGGAAAAGTGAAAAGGATAAGGGTATTCAGTTTCAGTCCATAAGTGGGGATTTTTTTCCATACTCCGATCATGATTCAGCTTATTGGACTGGATATTTTTCAACAAGGCCCTTCGATAAAAGGTTTTACAGAGAAACTGAGTCAAAGCTACACTCTGCTGAGATAATGCATGCAGTTGCCAGAGCGTACAGTAAAAAATGGCAAAGCGAACTCGTAGGAGGAAATAGAGTACCCAAGTTGTTAAGTGAAGCTAGGAATAATTTAGGCTTATTTCTGCATCATGATGCCGTAACGGGAACGTCCAAAGATTATGTGATGGAAGATTATGAAAACAGACTGCTTGATGCTTATAACAATGCTGGCATGGTTATAAATTATGCTGCACAATTTTTATTGACTCAAGGGAAGCTTCCAAGCGATCCCCCAGTCTTTGAACAAGAATTAACGAGATTGGATGGAAAACATTTCGCCATGCATAATACAATAAATGTCACCAAGTCAGGATCAAGGATAGCCCTGTTTAACCCCACTGGTCATATCCGATCAgaatttgttgaatttataGTTGACAGCATTGATCTTGAAATTAAAGACTCCAAAAGAAAGGTTAGGCCGTTTCAGATAAATCCAGTGTATACCTCGCCGACAGAAGTGGATAGAAAGGTATTCGAAATTGTCTTTCTTGTAGAAATCCCAGCATTTAGTATTGAGACATATATTATTCAGAAAACCAACAAATCACCTTCCGGTTTTTGGTCCAAGATAAAAGTATACAACTCTGATGAATTTATTGTCGGCCCGGAGTTGAAATTTGAGCAAGAAATTCCAAGACGAAGAGGGAATGTCCATGAAcctatttttatagaaaatagcCAAATTGGTGCAGAATTTAAGTCCTTCAATGGTCTTTTGACTAAAATTGTCGATAAAACCAACAATCGAACTAAAGAGACACAAGTTTTATTAGATTTCAAGGAGTACAAATCAAGAGGAAGTGGTGCTTACATATTTTTTCCGTATGGATCAGCCAACGATATTGTTCAACCTACACCAGTTGTAAGAGTAGTGGAAGGGCCGTTTGTTACTGAGGTACAGGTTCCATTCTATTGCATGTACCATCGCGTGAAACTGTATCATCACCCCGGTTTACAAGGTAGACAGTTACACATTCAGAACACTTTGGACATGTTTGCTGTGAATTTCCGCGATAAGGAACCGATTATGAGACTGTCAACCAGCATTTTAAACGAGAAAGGCTCATTTTTCACCGACCAAAATGGTTTCCAATACGTTCAAAGAAAAAGTCACCCAACTGATAAGAACTATCAAAATATTGAGCGCAATTACTACCCAGCTACAACAATGGCTTTCCTTCAAGACTCTGATACAAGGATAACTCTTCATACGGGTCAGCCAATGGGAGTGGCCTCCCTTGAAAGAGGATGGCTAGAGGTCATGCTTGATCGACAGCTGTTGTACGATGATGGGCGGGGTTTAGGGGAGGGTGTGTCCGATAATAAATTGACCATGACCTCATTCATTCTGCAAGTCGAGCACAGTGACCTAGCTCTGAGGGAAACAACTTTTTCATACCCTTCAATACAGAGCTTAGTGACTAACGAGGTATTAATGCACCCTCTTGAGCGAATATTTTCGCTGATTAACTCAgatattgtaaatttaaatttttcacCTATGCAAAATAGTTTACCTTGTGACATCCATATTTCTAGTATGAAAACTTTGTATCATTCCAATGGGAATTGTGAAGGAACAGGTCTTGTGTTACATAGGAGGGGTTTCCGGTGTGGTTTGCCAACTGACGCTGTGCCATGCCTAGAAAAGGACATAAATCTGGAAGGGTTATTTCCTGGTGTAGAAGATAACAGCATTCAAGAGACAACTTTGGGATTTACCAAGAAGAAAGCCAGTCATGTGTCATTAAGAAAACTAGATGTATCTCCCATGGAGATCAAATCATTCCTcattagtgaaaataattag
- the LOC128207841 gene encoding phosphatidate cytidylyltransferase, mitochondrial-like: MLSYSSMSLLKNFRVGLTMVRCLTTSTQVSQTDVFQRVMNTFPNGVQMAFAYGSGVFQQQGGDMSKNMLDFIMIVDNPHQWHSENLAVNNKHYSFLRHLGAKGICNIQNNFGAGVYFNTLVPFEERMIKYGVIGTEKLISDLVNWETLYVSGRLHKPVKMVKKPTSFQLITALDSNLCSALHTSLLLLPETFTEVELFTMITGLSYSGDFRMTFGEDKGKVLKIVTPNMEQFKQLYHPIIEKNNYIHYNKHISKFVNLHNEVTRFDNLNSLPRCVVQGLLKHQHNPNMYPDTEEVIRKLAKDTNIAEYVAKSVAGIVNKSSWSQSVKSVLTAGFTKSIKYSYSKVKKMVRGMRKVEK; encoded by the coding sequence ATGCTGTCGTATTCAAGTATGTCTCTTTTGAAGAACTTTCGAGTGGGGCTTACAATGGTAAGGTGCCTCACAACTTCAACACAAGTGTCGCAGACTGATGTATTTCAGAGAGTGATGAATACTTTCCCAAATGGTGTGCAAATGGCGTTCGCTTATGGTTCAGGGGTGTTTCAACAGCAGGGTGGTGATATGTCGAAGAATATGCTGGACTTCATTATGATTGTTGACAACCCACATCAATGGCATTCAGAAAATTTGGCggttaacaataaacattattcatttCTGAGGCATTTAGGTGCTAAAGGAATATGCAATATTCAAAACAACTTTGGAGCTGGCGTTTATTTCAATACCCTGGTTCCATTTGAAGAAAGAATGATTAAGTATGGTGTCATTGGCACAGAGAAGTTGATTTCGGATCTAGTCAATTGGGAAACTTTGTATGTAAGTGGAAGACTACACAAACCTGTCAAAATGGTTAAGAAACCTACTTCTTTTCAGCTAATCACCGCTCTAGATAGTAACCTTTGCAGCGCACTGCACACATCGTTATTGCTTTTGCCAGAGACATTTACTGAAGTTGAATTGTTCACGATGATTACTGGCCTTTCATACAGCGGGGATTTTCGTATGACCTTTGGCGAGGATAAGGGAAAAGTGCTGAAAATAGTGACTCCAAATATGGAACAATTTAAGCAGCTTTATCATCCAATCATAGAAAAGAACAACTACAttcattataacaaacatataagtaaatttgtaaatttgcaTAATGAAGTAACGAGATTTGATAATCTGAATTCATTACCACGATGTGTGGTTCAGGGACTTCTGAAGCATCAACACAATCCAAATATGTATCCCGACACGGAGGAAGTGATACGGAAGCTTGCCAAGGACACAAACATAGCGGAATACGTAGCTAAAAGTGTAGCGGGGATCGTTAATAAGTCCAGTTGGAGCCAGAGTGTCAAAAGTGTGTTAACTGCTGGATTTACAAAAAGCATAAAATACAGTTACAGTAAAGTGAAGAAAATGGTCAGAGGCATGAGGaaagttgaaaaatga
- the LOC128207835 gene encoding alpha-mannosidase 2-like isoform X3: protein MRLRMKFRHRVAVFCGLCAVAFIYILMIFLGLLPNTFSSHQEKLRKFMEQNPLQFHFYRSQISSGECRADFSTPKGVISTLEISQKTNYKSSGGDYVLPHPPVDKVAYGAGLEPLKVIIMPHSHVDPGWIETVDGYYNKKVRSILDSMVRKLHIYNDLTFIWAEIVFFSRWWDEKTDLIRLQVKDLVKEGRLEFVLGGWVMPDEASTSYTSVIDQLTEGHQWLLDNLGVIPNNSWSVDPFGHSGTMPYIWKLAGMKNMVIGRIHQAVKGQLIHDGNLEFNWKQVWDGSNDGDIFCHVMPYMIYTLHQTCGPDKYICSQYDFKQKPGDPMNVFVKPITPENIAKRAQRLYEQYRLKGSIFKHKTILVALGDDFRFNLPEEWDQQYENYKKLMDYMNNQREWKINVKFGTLNDFFKNVRKSEKDKGIQFQSISGDFFPYSDHDSAYWTGYFSTRPFDKRFYRETESKLHSAEIMHAVARAYSKKWQSELVGGNRVPKLLSEARNNLGLFLHHDAVTGTSKDYVMEDYENRLLDAYNNAGMVINYAAQFLLTQGKLPSDPPVFEQELTRLDGKHFAMHNTINVTKSGSRIALFNPTGHIRSEFVEFIVDSIDLEIKDSKRKVRPFQINPVYTSPTEVDRKVFEIVFLVEIPAFSIETYIIQKTNKSPSGFWSKIKVYNSDEFIVGPELKFEQEIPRRRGNVHEPIFIENSQIGAEFKSFNGLLTKIVDKTNNRTKETQVLLDFKEYKSRGSGAYIFFPYGSANDIVQPTPVVRVVEGPFVTEVQVPFYCMYHRVKLYHHPGLQGRQLHIQNTLDMFAVNFRDKEPIMRLSTSILNEKGSFFTDQNGFQYVQRKSHPTDKNYQNIERNYYPATTMAFLQDSDTRITLHTGQPMGVASLERGWLEVMLDRQLLYDDGRGLGEGVSDNKLTMTSFILQVEHSDLALRETTFSYPSIQSLVTNEVLMHPLERIFSLINSDIVNLNFSPMQNSLPCDIHISSMKTLYHSNGNCEGTGLVLHRRGFRCGLPTDAVPCLEKDINLEGLFPGVEDNSIQETTLGFTKKKASHVSLRKLDVSPMEIKSFLISENN from the exons ATGAGACTGAGGATGAAGTTTCGCCACCGTGTCGCAGTGTTTTGTGGGCTTTGTGCAGTGGCCTTTATCTACATTCTGATGATCTTTCTAGGTCTACTGCCCAATACTTTCAG CTCACATCAAGAAAAGCTTAGGAAATTTATGGAGCAGAATCCTCTTCAATTTCACTTCTATAGGAGCCAAATTAGTAGCGGTGAATGCCGGGCCGATTTTAGCACCCCTAAAGGTGTTATATCAACACTGGAGATCTCTCAGAAAACCAACTACAAGAGTTCTGGTGGAGATTACGTTCTACCACATCCGCCTGTGGACAAGGTGGCTTATGGCGCAG GCCTGGAGCCGCTCAAGGTGATAATCATGCCTCACTCCCACGTGGATCCTGGATGGATTGAAACAGTCGATGGTTACTACAACAA GAAAGTTCGAAGCATCCTTGACAGTATGGTACGCAAGCTGCACATATACAATGACCTGACATTTATCTGGGCAGAGATTGTGTTCTTCAGCCGATGGTGGGACGAGAAAACAGACCTTATCAGGCTGCAGGTGAAGGATCTTGTCAAGGAAG GTCGGCTTGAGTTTGTATTGGGAGGATGGGTGATGCCAGATGAAGCCAGCACCAGTTACACATCGGTCATCGACCAACTGACCGAAGGACATCAGTGGCTTCTGGACAATCTAGGGGTCATTCCAAACAACAGTTGGTCAGTTGACCCTTTTGGCCACTCCGGAACCATGCCGTATATTTGGAAGCTAGCAGGGATGAAAAATATGGTGATCGGTCGTATACATCAGGCTGTCAAGGGACAGCTTATACATGATGGAAATTTGGAGTTTAATTGGAAACAAGTGTGGGATGGTTCCAATGATGGGGATATCTTCTGCCACGTAATGCCCTACATGATTTATACTCTACATCAGACATGTGGCCCAGACAAGTACATTTGTTCACAGTATGACTTCAAGCAGAAACCTGGCGATCCTATGAATGTATTCGTTAAGCCTATTACTCCCGAAAATATTGCCAAGCGAGCTCAAAGATTATATGAGCAGTATAGATTGAAAGGGAGCATCTTTAAGCATAAAACTATATTAGTTGCCTTAGGTGATGATTTTAGATTTAATCTACCAGAAGAGTGGGATCAACAGtatgagaattataaaaaactGATGGATTATATGAATAATCAACGCGAATGGAAGATTAACgttaagtttggtacattgaaTGACTTCTTCAAAAATGTGAGGAAAAGTGAAAAGGATAAGGGTATTCAGTTTCAGTCCATAAGTGGGGATTTTTTTCCATACTCCGATCATGATTCAGCTTATTGGACTGGATATTTTTCAACAAGGCCCTTCGATAAAAGGTTTTACAGAGAAACTGAGTCAAAGCTACACTCTGCTGAGATAATGCATGCAGTTGCCAGAGCGTACAGTAAAAAATGGCAAAGCGAACTCGTAGGAGGAAATAGAGTACCCAAGTTGTTAAGTGAAGCTAGGAATAATTTAGGCTTATTTCTGCATCATGATGCCGTAACGGGAACGTCCAAAGATTATGTGATGGAAGATTATGAAAACAGACTGCTTGATGCTTATAACAATGCTGGCATGGTTATAAATTATGCTGCACAATTTTTATTGACTCAAGGGAAGCTTCCAAGCGATCCCCCAGTCTTTGAACAAGAATTAACGAGATTGGATGGAAAACATTTCGCCATGCATAATACAATAAATGTCACCAAGTCAGGATCAAGGATAGCCCTGTTTAACCCCACTGGTCATATCCGATCAgaatttgttgaatttataGTTGACAGCATTGATCTTGAAATTAAAGACTCCAAAAGAAAGGTTAGGCCGTTTCAGATAAATCCAGTGTATACCTCGCCGACAGAAGTGGATAGAAAGGTATTCGAAATTGTCTTTCTTGTAGAAATCCCAGCATTTAGTATTGAGACATATATTATTCAGAAAACCAACAAATCACCTTCCGGTTTTTGGTCCAAGATAAAAGTATACAACTCTGATGAATTTATTGTCGGCCCGGAGTTGAAATTTGAGCAAGAAATTCCAAGACGAAGAGGGAATGTCCATGAAcctatttttatagaaaatagcCAAATTGGTGCAGAATTTAAGTCCTTCAATGGTCTTTTGACTAAAATTGTCGATAAAACCAACAATCGAACTAAAGAGACACAAGTTTTATTAGATTTCAAGGAGTACAAATCAAGAGGAAGTGGTGCTTACATATTTTTTCCGTATGGATCAGCCAACGATATTGTTCAACCTACACCAGTTGTAAGAGTAGTGGAAGGGCCGTTTGTTACTGAGGTACAGGTTCCATTCTATTGCATGTACCATCGCGTGAAACTGTATCATCACCCCGGTTTACAAGGTAGACAGTTACACATTCAGAACACTTTGGACATGTTTGCTGTGAATTTCCGCGATAAGGAACCGATTATGAGACTGTCAACCAGCATTTTAAACGAGAAAGGCTCATTTTTCACCGACCAAAATGGTTTCCAATACGTTCAAAGAAAAAGTCACCCAACTGATAAGAACTATCAAAATATTGAGCGCAATTACTACCCAGCTACAACAATGGCTTTCCTTCAAGACTCTGATACAAGGATAACTCTTCATACGGGTCAGCCAATGGGAGTGGCCTCCCTTGAAAGAGGATGGCTAGAGGTCATGCTTGATCGACAGCTGTTGTACGATGATGGGCGGGGTTTAGGGGAGGGTGTGTCCGATAATAAATTGACCATGACCTCATTCATTCTGCAAGTCGAGCACAGTGACCTAGCTCTGAGGGAAACAACTTTTTCATACCCTTCAATACAGAGCTTAGTGACTAACGAGGTATTAATGCACCCTCTTGAGCGAATATTTTCGCTGATTAACTCAgatattgtaaatttaaatttttcacCTATGCAAAATAGTTTACCTTGTGACATCCATATTTCTAGTATGAAAACTTTGTATCATTCCAATGGGAATTGTGAAGGAACAGGTCTTGTGTTACATAGGAGGGGTTTCCGGTGTGGTTTGCCAACTGACGCTGTGCCATGCCTAGAAAAGGACATAAATCTGGAAGGGTTATTTCCTGGTGTAGAAGATAACAGCATTCAAGAGACAACTTTGGGATTTACCAAGAAGAAAGCCAGTCATGTGTCATTAAGAAAACTAGATGTATCTCCCATGGAGATCAAATCATTCCTcattagtgaaaataattag